One window from the genome of Alkalihalobacillus sp. LMS6 encodes:
- the dinG gene encoding ATP-dependent DNA helicase DinG yields MSQSYVVLDLETTGNSPDQGARIIQIGAVKVEDHQITDRFSTFVDPLCDIPPFITELTGISQEHVKGAPTFEEVAVEILAFLEGSHFVAHNVPFDKGFLKKQLERVGYSFPTCFTFDTVELSRALLPTLDSYKLSDLTVYFDMDHSRPHQADSDAEMTAELFIFLHKKLLQLPLITLQVLKKVTLSLKSDWAFLIEQGIDRALKEVNQEDQTVDVFRQLALKRVQQDEEEKEKEKEALPSTFEAFEQQLFSKDGSLARQFEHYEVRVGQEEMARAVHDAFTDYAHALIEAGTGTGKTLGYLIPSIYYAKQTQKPVVLSTYSIPLQEQLLKKDLKLIKKALGISVNVAVLKGRQHYVDLRKFEEAILDREDGSYDVQLTKAQMLIWLLETSTGDVEELNLSSGGQLFWRTVQSDASSDLGRFNPWFSRCFFHRSRKVAKEADVIIVNHALLMTDVHQKRAIIPTYSHAVIDEAHHLEETAIDYFGLSVNHLSIGFSLSRLLQFFSQHQHHETFVQMEKNSLTVLTEIKEDVEELFRMLHAFVNERQTEATDIGRVSYVYKSFNEEGVLWQGILECAMRVQLSSQSILKQFRTQLNQETDDELAYQQQSAVANFKSIIASFEEEITQLYELLLEYDEDYVYWVEVEPKGAKNATYLYAKPIRIHDRLADEFFAKKKSVVLTSATLTIKQSFDYALKRLGLEDFGVRTKQIASPFSYEKQLNVLIPTDIPDVRGQNDQLFIQDVAIKLWRLTDATHKKSLVLFTSYDMLKQVYQYVKDLDDDHSFTLIGQGITSGSRSRLLKLFKQTSGSSILFGTNSFWEGIDLAGDALEHLIIVRLPFSPPNQPLTRAQINAAKENGENPFTDLSLPQAVIRFRQGFGRLIRTTTDTGNFFIFDRRVVTTRYGKTFLESLPTTPVYEGKFEQLLQEHVNNQEER; encoded by the coding sequence GTGTCACAGTCTTATGTCGTGCTTGATTTGGAGACAACAGGGAATTCTCCTGATCAGGGAGCACGTATTATCCAAATTGGAGCTGTAAAGGTGGAAGATCATCAAATTACAGATCGATTTTCAACGTTTGTCGATCCGCTTTGTGATATTCCACCTTTTATAACCGAGTTAACGGGAATTTCTCAAGAGCATGTAAAAGGTGCGCCTACATTTGAAGAAGTAGCTGTTGAGATCCTTGCATTTTTAGAAGGAAGTCATTTTGTTGCGCATAATGTTCCGTTTGATAAAGGGTTTTTAAAGAAGCAGTTGGAACGTGTTGGCTATTCATTTCCAACCTGCTTTACTTTTGATACGGTGGAATTAAGTCGAGCCTTGTTACCTACATTAGATAGTTATAAATTGTCTGATCTAACCGTTTATTTTGATATGGATCATTCAAGGCCTCACCAAGCCGACAGTGACGCTGAAATGACGGCGGAACTGTTTATCTTCTTACATAAAAAGCTTTTACAGCTTCCATTAATTACGTTACAAGTCTTAAAGAAAGTAACGCTGTCTTTAAAAAGTGACTGGGCTTTTTTAATTGAGCAAGGAATAGACCGTGCTTTAAAAGAAGTAAACCAAGAAGATCAGACAGTGGATGTGTTTAGACAGCTTGCCTTAAAACGAGTCCAACAGGATGAAGAAGAAAAAGAGAAAGAGAAAGAAGCTTTGCCAAGTACATTTGAAGCATTTGAACAACAACTTTTCTCAAAAGACGGATCTCTTGCAAGACAGTTCGAGCATTATGAAGTCCGTGTTGGTCAAGAGGAAATGGCGAGAGCTGTCCATGACGCATTCACCGATTACGCGCACGCGCTAATTGAAGCAGGAACAGGTACAGGCAAAACATTAGGGTATTTAATACCAAGTATTTACTACGCAAAACAGACTCAAAAGCCGGTCGTTCTTTCCACATATTCGATCCCTTTACAAGAGCAATTGTTGAAAAAAGACCTTAAACTTATAAAAAAAGCGTTAGGCATTTCGGTAAACGTGGCAGTGTTAAAAGGAAGGCAGCATTATGTAGATTTAAGAAAGTTTGAAGAGGCGATTTTAGATCGTGAAGACGGATCATATGATGTCCAATTAACAAAAGCACAAATGCTAATTTGGCTTTTAGAGACGTCGACAGGTGATGTGGAAGAGTTAAATTTATCAAGCGGTGGTCAATTATTTTGGCGCACAGTGCAAAGCGATGCCTCCTCTGATTTAGGTCGGTTTAATCCTTGGTTCTCGCGCTGCTTCTTTCATCGTTCACGAAAAGTAGCGAAAGAAGCAGATGTCATTATTGTTAACCATGCGTTGTTAATGACAGATGTGCATCAAAAAAGAGCCATTATCCCCACCTATAGTCACGCAGTTATTGACGAAGCCCATCATCTCGAAGAAACCGCTATTGATTATTTTGGATTGTCGGTTAATCATTTATCCATTGGTTTTTCGTTATCGCGTTTGCTACAGTTTTTCAGCCAACATCAACATCATGAGACATTTGTACAAATGGAGAAAAATAGCTTAACCGTTTTAACAGAAATAAAAGAGGATGTGGAAGAGTTGTTTCGCATGCTCCATGCTTTTGTGAACGAAAGACAAACAGAAGCAACCGATATCGGACGCGTAAGTTATGTGTATAAAAGTTTTAACGAAGAAGGCGTGCTCTGGCAAGGTATTTTAGAATGTGCGATGCGGGTTCAACTGAGTAGTCAATCGATTCTTAAACAATTTCGAACGCAGCTCAATCAAGAAACGGATGATGAGCTTGCCTATCAACAGCAGTCAGCTGTAGCCAACTTTAAATCGATCATCGCTTCGTTTGAAGAAGAAATCACCCAGTTGTATGAATTGTTATTGGAATACGATGAGGACTATGTGTATTGGGTTGAAGTTGAGCCAAAAGGAGCAAAAAATGCAACGTATTTGTACGCAAAGCCGATTCGCATTCATGATCGCTTAGCGGATGAATTTTTTGCGAAAAAGAAAAGTGTCGTGCTAACGTCGGCTACGTTAACAATAAAACAATCATTTGATTATGCGTTAAAACGCTTGGGCCTTGAGGATTTTGGCGTGCGAACGAAGCAAATAGCATCGCCGTTTTCTTATGAAAAACAATTGAACGTGCTTATTCCGACAGATATTCCTGATGTTCGAGGTCAAAATGATCAATTGTTTATTCAAGATGTTGCCATTAAACTGTGGCGATTAACGGATGCGACACATAAAAAGTCACTCGTGTTGTTTACGTCCTACGATATGCTTAAACAAGTTTATCAGTATGTAAAAGATCTAGATGATGACCATAGTTTTACGCTGATCGGTCAGGGGATTACGAGCGGTTCACGATCACGCTTATTAAAGTTATTTAAACAAACAAGTGGTTCGAGTATTTTATTTGGTACAAATAGCTTTTGGGAAGGCATTGACTTAGCAGGTGATGCACTTGAACATTTAATTATTGTGCGTTTGCCGTTTTCACCTCCGAACCAACCGTTAACTCGTGCGCAAATTAATGCGGCAAAAGAAAATGGCGAAAATCCATTCACAGATCTATCTTTACCGCAAGCCGTTATTCGTTTTCGCCAAGGGTTTGGTCGATTAATTCGAACAACGACTGACACCGGCAATTTCTTTATTTTTGATAGACGTGTTGTTACAACGCGATATGGAAAAACGTTTTTAGAATCATTGCCGACAACACCGGTTTATGAAGGGAAATTTGAGCAGCTACTTCAAGAGCATGTCAATAATCAGGAGGAACGATAG
- a CDS encoding CDC27 family protein, protein MKEWLNEWYSLYESVWALPLKQQSKQMDTLEDKVELLLTTWGSLDESMQELKRKVKEEAHLYQYQSKGTILFDQGQFQEACAQLKQEEHVEKDGIRCLYVGYASLYQSDLVESEAQFQYVLFLQTPALITHLAYKGLGLIAIVQHDMEKAIHYLEKAQPLAENHELMYNLGVCYFTLGNYEYATTCFRQYAYHVEDVDGLYALALALVQAGELEEARAAFLQVIENLHEQSALVAVAHLVEWIGEHELACYAYEHLMIQSGKEQRWLHGFAWNKALSGDKRAVHLLSELSHTDPEAKKSYEWIQAIMK, encoded by the coding sequence TTGAAAGAATGGTTAAACGAATGGTACAGCTTATATGAATCAGTATGGGCGCTACCGCTTAAACAACAATCGAAACAAATGGATACGTTAGAGGATAAGGTTGAACTGCTATTGACCACATGGGGATCACTGGATGAGTCGATGCAGGAGTTAAAACGCAAAGTCAAAGAGGAAGCGCATTTATATCAATACCAATCAAAAGGGACGATTTTATTCGATCAAGGCCAGTTTCAAGAAGCGTGTGCGCAATTAAAGCAAGAAGAGCATGTGGAAAAGGATGGAATACGCTGTTTGTATGTCGGCTATGCTTCCTTGTATCAAAGTGATTTAGTTGAGAGTGAAGCGCAATTTCAATATGTGTTATTCTTACAAACACCAGCGTTAATAACCCATTTGGCATATAAAGGGTTAGGATTGATCGCCATTGTTCAACATGACATGGAGAAGGCTATTCATTATTTAGAAAAAGCGCAACCCTTAGCAGAAAATCATGAACTCATGTATAATTTAGGGGTCTGCTATTTTACGTTAGGAAATTACGAATATGCAACGACATGTTTTCGGCAATATGCTTATCATGTAGAAGATGTTGATGGCCTTTACGCGTTAGCGTTGGCACTTGTTCAAGCAGGTGAACTAGAAGAAGCTCGGGCAGCATTTTTGCAAGTCATTGAAAATTTGCATGAGCAATCAGCGCTAGTCGCTGTAGCGCACTTAGTAGAATGGATTGGCGAACATGAGCTAGCATGTTATGCATATGAGCATTTAATGATACAATCAGGCAAAGAACAACGCTGGCTACATGGATTTGCTTGGAATAAAGCATTATCAGGTGATAAAAGAGCCGTTCATTTATTGAGTGAACTAAGCCATACCGACCCGGAAGCAAAAAAATCGTATGAATGGATACAAGCAATAATGAAGTAA
- the panD gene encoding aspartate 1-decarboxylase: MYRTMMKAKLHRARVTESNLNYVGSITIDEDLLDAVDLIENEKVQIVNNNNGERFETYIIKGKRGTGEICLNGAAARKVQPGDVVIILSYVMLENQEALTHTPKVAILDETNTIVEMLGTEPASTVL, encoded by the coding sequence ATGTACAGAACAATGATGAAAGCAAAATTACACCGCGCGCGTGTAACTGAATCAAATTTAAATTATGTTGGCAGTATTACGATTGATGAAGATCTTCTAGATGCCGTCGATTTAATTGAGAATGAAAAAGTCCAAATCGTCAATAACAACAACGGTGAGCGTTTCGAAACGTATATTATTAAAGGAAAACGTGGTACAGGAGAAATTTGTTTAAACGGTGCTGCTGCACGAAAAGTTCAGCCTGGAGACGTTGTCATCATCTTGAGTTATGTCATGCTTGAAAATCAAGAAGCGCTTACGCACACCCCTAAAGTGGCGATTTTAGACGAAACCAATACGATTGTAGAAATGTTAGGAACAGAACCAGCTTCTACCGTCCTATAA